A region of Capra hircus breed San Clemente chromosome 11, ASM170441v1, whole genome shotgun sequence DNA encodes the following proteins:
- the LOC102176137 gene encoding olfactory receptor 1L1-like: protein MRWDNISSPSEFILLGLSSRPEDQKPLFVLFVTIYLVTLMGNLIIILAIYSDIHLQTPMYFFLKSLSFVDICYTTVIIPKMLMNFLSDAKTILYSECMTQTYFCLSFGNVDSYVLGAMAIDRYVAICKPFHYITIMSYKCCVLLLIISLTIPFLHSLLHVHLLNQLTFCASNIIHHFFCELKAMLKLSCSSTYVNEIVIKTEGLCVVMAPFMCIIISYLRILTTVLKIPSAAGKYKAFSTCGSHLTVVSLFYGSISYVYLQPLNSYTVKDRIATVIYTMLTSMLNPFIYSLRNKDLKQGLGKLIGRIKSQ, encoded by the coding sequence atgagatGGGACAACATATCAAGTCCCTCTGAATTTATCCTACTGGGGCTCTCCTCTAGGCCTGAGGACCAGAAGCCTCTATTTGTCCTCTTTGTTACCATCTACCTGGTCACTCTGATGGGAAACCTGATCATTATCCTGGCCATCTATTCAGATATTCACTTACagacccccatgtacttctttctGAAAAGCCTGTCCTTTGTTGATATTTGCTACACAACAGTTATTATTCCAAAGATGCTGATGAACTTCTTATCAGACGCAAAGACCATCCTCTACAGTGAGTGCATGACCCAGACATACTTCTGCCTCTCCTTTGGTAATGTAGATAGTTATGTCCTAGGGGCCATGGCCATTGACCGTTACGTGGCCATATGCAAACCCTTTCATTACATCACCATCATGAGCTATAAATGTTGTGTCCTTCTACTGATAATCTCCCTCACCATCCCATTTCTTCATTCACTCCTTCATGTCCACTTGCTGAATCAACTCACCTTCTGTGCCTCCAACATTATCCATCACTTCTTCTGTGAACTCAAGGCAATGCTAAAGTTGTCCTGCTCATCTACGTATGTCAATGAGATAGTGATAAAGACAGAAGGACTGTGTGTGGTCATGGCCCCCTTTATGTGCATCATTATCTCTTATCTGAGGATTCTCACCACTGTTCTGAAGATCCCTTCAGCTGCTGGGAAGTACAAGGCCTTCTCTACCTGTGGCTCCCACCTCACCGTGGTGAGCCTGTTTTATGGGAGCATCAGCTACGTCTATCTCCAACCTCTGAACAGCTACACCGTCAAGGATCGGATAGCAACAGTTATCTACACTATGTTAACTTCCATGTTGAACCCTTTCATCTACAGTCTGAGAAACAAAGATTTGAAACAGGGCTTGGGGAAACTGATAGGTAGGATAAAGTCACAATGA